In the Equus caballus isolate H_3958 breed thoroughbred chromosome 26, TB-T2T, whole genome shotgun sequence genome, tcctctgcgTCGCCCTCTGCCAAGCCGGTGACACCGACCTCTCGAGCAGGGCACGCGGGGGCGCAAGAGGACCCCGGCGGGGGGCCGGACACTGGTGAgcgcccgggggcggggccgcagggGGCGGGGCCCCGGATCGCCCTGCCACACGCAGGTTCCCGGAACTGGTTGCGGGAGGGCCGGGCTGGCGCTCTCCGGCTCGGGCACCGGGGCTTGGGCCCGGCGGCCCCCGGAGTGCCTTCCTGGGCTCCCGGCGCGGGCATGGCACGGAGCCTCTGGAGCTGGCTGGGCGGCTGCCTCCTGGTGTCAGGTGAGGGGTCTGCGGGGAGGGGGCTCCGGGCGATCTCCGGGGCGCGGGCTCGTCCGCGCGCCTCCCCAGGCCCGACTGCCGGCCCAGGGACCCCGACCCACCTTGGCGCCGCGTCCGGACCCGGGGTGCGCTTGGGAACCGGGAGGCCCGGCGAGGTGCGCTTGGCTACGACGCGCGGCCGCGATGGCCCCAAGGGGGACCCCCGAGTGGACCCCATAGGCTCACTGATCGGGTCTCCAGGATCTCCCATTCAGCCCTCAGCACCCCAGGATCTGAATTCTGCTCCTCAACTCCGCAGCTGTGTGGATTCTGAGCTCTAAATCCTGTGAAACCTTTTCTGGACTCCTCTAAATTGCCTGCCCAGGTTCAAACAACACAATGGACCCGTCCTTCCTTGCTGATGAACTCATCCCTGGCCTTCCAGGGTACCACACTCGCCGGGTTTCCTCCTACCTCTCACGCTGTTTCTACTTGGGGTCCTCAGGCTCTCCCAGATATCTATATAGATCCTGCCGGAGCCCgcttttcttcttcccctaccGTTTCCCTGTGGGGGAGAGCAGGAGAACCCTGGCACTAAATATCAGCTATAGACCAGTGGCTCTCAACTGTAAAACTCTGTTGGCACTAGTTGGGTGATGGGCCGGTGGTGGTTTATTATACTCTCCCTACCGTTGTGTATGTttgacattttctatttaaaagtttaaaaatgatttgtaTCTCTAGCTCAGATCTGccctctgggctccaggctcATTCTTCCAGCTGTCTCTGACATTCCTAATTGAATATTCTCCCCCATCTCAGATCCCATGCAAATTCTTAAATGGAACTCTTGatttccctgcccccagccccaatCAGGGCATCAGATGCTTAAGCCAGGAATGGATATTAACTTCTGCTTCTCCACACCCAGCTATTGGGAAATCTAGAGCTTATACCTCTGGAAATAGAGCTAAAATCCACTTACCCAGCCCCTCACAGCTTTCTACCACCACCCAAATCCACGTCTCCCTCATCCATCCCCACTTCCCTCTTGCTCTCTGCCCCACCACCCCTCCCAGCAATTTCTTCCCGTGGCTCTTCAAATAAAACCCAGCCTCCTCAGCACAGTTACCATGTGTCTGCCTCTCACCCACATGCCCATTTAAAGACCTGGAGCGTTAGGGGAGACCTGAGTGTAGTGTATGGTCATTTGTTTGGGCATCCCCTTTGAGGAAAAAAGTTACAaatgttttccctttattttcacaGCATTAGGAATGGTGCCACCTCCTGAAAATGTCAGAATGAATTCAGTTAATTTCAGGAACATTCTACAGTGGGAGTCACCTGCTTTTCCCAAAGGAGATCTGACTTTCACAGCTCAGTTCCAAAGGTGGGTGTAGGCAAGGAAgaacaattcctctaccctccgggtccttctggctggtctaagaaatAAATTGACAtcagacagagtaacaggagaaaatcaaacaaagtttaataatatgtatacattgGAGAAACCTAAGAAAACTCAGTAACTCACCAAAAAGGCTGaggctgccaccttaaataccatcttctgataaagacaaaggagggtgttgcGGGTAGGAGTTTGGGACTTcgaaggggaggaaggcaattcacgtAGGGgtgaaaaagtaaatgtttgataaataaatgtttgctgggccatctccaGACCATGTGAcctgagagagagaactttgataagaatgggcttatgGGCCTCCCAGTTTAttatacccagagttatctatggtgatggcctgtcctggggacaggccttctcTCTTGAATTCATTTaagcagttagggggaaggtcaaagtttccttCAGAATCTTTTGTCCTCAAAAATAATTAAGCCAAAGAGACGCATTTTGGGCTGGCCAATTCTGATCTCCTGTATGGGTCTGAGGCGCTTAGCAGGAAGGTAGCAGAGGATCATGGCCCTGCGCTGGGCCACAGGAGAGAGGCTGACTGCTGTCACTCACGTGACCACAACAGCTCATGGGGAGCCTCCGtcctgggttttttctttctgtccagGAAATTCTTGTGAAAGCTCTGTTCTCTGGAAACAGACAAgtaaaatcctttttattttttcttggtgtgATGAGTCATGGTTCAGTGATCACAGGGCCACTGGTACATGCCGTTCGTCATGTGGGCGTGGATGTTATCAGCTGCAGTGGTAGCCTACTGCAATGTGATCATATCATGTTTGTCACAATAGatgttttttaagagaaaaatgccACTGATAACATCTCCAGTTATTCGAGTAATATTGCTAGAAATCAACAATGTTTAGTTGGAAGCTATGCAAGAAAACTGAGGTATGCAAAGCAGTGAGGAAGACCCTTGCTGTCTTACCACCCACTCCCTCCAATAGATTGTGACTGCGTGCTCCAGGGCTGTGGGGTGCAGATAATTTGCATAGTGCGTTCTCAGTGACTTCATGGCTACGTCCTGAAAATGAAAGTAAGGCTGCTACTGGCTGTTAAAAGCTCTGTTCTCTGAAAACAGCAGAGGCTCCTGAAGGGTGAGTGTCACCCAAGACGGCTGGCTCAGTGGTGCTTCatccccctgccctgcctctcaGTTTTTCCCTGTGCCAGCCCTCCTTTGGCAGCCTGCCGTCATACAGCACAGGCTGGACTTCAGGAGACCCACCTTTGTGCCGGGTGCCAACAGCTGCAGGAGGCCAAAGGCTGATGAGCCAACACAACTGCTTCCAATGTGACTCAGAAACATACAAAGATGGACAACTCCGTCAGTGGGGCGGGACCAAATGTGAGTCCAAGATCCCATTAATCCCATACTCTTTCTCATCCAgctttcattttacaaacataTCCAAGGCCTGCTAAgtgggagaaaaagtagaaggaTGAATAAGATGGTccttgtttacattttttttaactttttagttCAAAGTAATTCCAAGCtaacaaaacatttcaaaatttcaagTATAGTACAAAGAACTTCCAAACAGCCCACATCCAGATTCACCAGTTTTTCAAGTTTGCcgtattttctctctccctctctcgcaTACATAATGCATTTGCCCCTTAATATTTCCTTGTGTATTTCATAAGAGCAAGGATAATCTTTTGCATTCCCTCAGTACAGTTATCAAGATTCGCAGCTTTAACATTGATAAAATACTTTCATCTAACCTATGGTCCACAGTCCAGTTTTGTCAGTTTTCCCAAGGACTTAAGCAGAGTCATTCTGcgacttatttttttcctgcgGTAGATTTTCCAGCACTGATTGGTTTTATCATGTCATCTCTGTGTTTTCTCCACTCAATCTTGATAGCTCTAGAGATTTCACTGTGAAAAATTAACTTCCCTCTCTGTCTGCCTCGCTCCCCATCATTTATTTCTcggttgttttgtgttttgcttcTTGTCCTTTGGAGTAGGGGTGTTCGTCTTTTAGATGAGAGTTCCAGTGACTCCCCCATAACTGAGAGTCAATGGCTGGGTTCCAGTCTCCTCAGCATGGAAGTGCACACCAAACATACCTGTGCTGAGTGTGTCCTTGGGGAAGAAATTTGGTGCTGATTGCTTTTCTATGGCGCTGTAAAAGGTTTGTTTAGAATTTAGGCTGAGCGGTTGCATAGCACAAACTCTGTTATATGTGTGCATTGGGTAGGGGTGGCCAGAGGAGGGGCACTTGAGAGGATGTGTTAGTGACTTTAACATGGAACTGTCTGAAACAATTAGATAAACATGGGGAATGGGTCATATTACCTATTTactgggaagaaaaatattttaaaatatcataaaaacaACCTAGTGAAAGAGAAGTTGTTGCAAAACAACTTTTGAAATACTCTATGTTCCAGCCAAGTGATGCGTTGgtttaaataaaggaaatgacCCTATGTGAGACAGCCCCCTTAATGAAACGACCCCTGGATTTTCCAAATGATGGGATGTGAGGCAGCCATGAAGAGATGATTGATGGAGAAATGTTTGTggtatattaagtgaaaaagaggCAGATTGTAAAATAGTATGAACCTAATTATCTCTACCTAATAGGAGCACAACGGGGTGTGGTATGGTGCCTGAGACCATGGGCTCTAAAGTCAAACTTGAGTTCCATTGGGCAAGTTTCTTAGTCCCTCCATGTCTGTgcctcaactgtaaaataggaGTGATTTCAGTTCTGCCCACCTGGGGTTGTGAAAATTCAATGACATCATACTGATAAGACACTTAGCGCCCTGCCTGATGCCTTTAAGTGTCTTAAGTGCTTGACCAGTGTtggctgttattatttttatcagcATCACCATCATTGTCATCTCTAAGAGCAGCTAAATTGGCTTTGGCACcaagagcagaaggaatactGAGGAACCAGTCAGACAAAATCTTAACTTTTTGCAAGACAGGAGCTTGGGTTTCCTTAAGTCTGGTGGAACTTATTACACCTCCTTAGGCTGTTGTAAGTTTAAGTTACAGCACCTGATAGGTAATTCCAACCATCCTTTTGcttcttccattttatgtttCTGCCACCCTCCCTTCAATGTTTGGTGTCAGGGCTAGAGATCTGAGATCAACAAATTGTTTTATACTTTTTCCAGAATAATTAAACAGTTGTCACCTACAGGATATTATTTGAAATCATTGTAAGGTACTTATTTTGGCTAATCTGTGTATATCGTTATTTCACAAACTGTGCCCCACTGCTTTCAGAAATACACAGTCAAGAAAGGAATCTTTCTTGGTCAAATGTGTAGAATACTCAACTCCTTTTTGGAGGGGCACCTGTTCATTAGGATGTGAAAGTCTCTGAGAAGTTCTTTCATAAAGACAGACACCAATTTATGTTTCATCCAGTTTTTACCCAAAATTGTTTGACCACGGGATGGATTATTTTTGAAactgatactgaacctcttaatctcaaattcctgTGCCCAATGTACAATAAGCCAGTCACTGAGACaccagtgcttggagatggaaaaAAGTGTATTCCAACTGGCCTAAACGAGAAGGCAGGAGGacaggttctctcaaatctgccttaacaaaagaagaaatcatggagttttatagagctaaagggcttgggaggaggaacttcagagaaacaaaggggaaatcagCATTTCTTTCattccagataagcccttgggcaatcaaacttagcccttgggcaatcagacttctgggcatcaCCAGCAGCTGGGAGCTGGTTATCTGCTGATCCTAACTTCCTTGGAGGCAttctttttcatctgcaaaataagctcataaatccttgcgACCCTGAGTCACCCCTCGGATTAAACAAGATTAACTTcctttcatctgtgtctgtgttgggaataAAGTCaaagggtaatcatgttcttattaaatatatacagtaaccctcaggtaccggCTTCAAACATCTTATGATATCTCAAGGCTCATTGAGGTTTTACGGAGCACAGTTTGGAAAATGCTCATATAATTGATGCCTACTATTCATCAAAACTGATTATTaagtatttgctttatttttctctcattatcCTCCATTATCCTTTGCTAGCAGGGGGACTAAAGCCCCTGTCAGCCTCAGAGAGACTGGAGTTAGAACTCTCATGATTCTTTCTGATTTTGTAGTTATAGGAAATTTGAAGATATATGCACAAGTACCACCTTGATGGAATGTGATTTCTCAAGTATTTCCAAATATGGTTACCATACCTTGCGAGTCAGGGCTGAATTTGAGGACGAGCGTTCAGACTGGGTAAACATCACCTTCTGTCCTGTGGATGACAGTAAGCCGCTTTGTTTCCCATTTCATTGTAATGTCATCATCTTGCATGGTTGATTTCCCATTGGTTGGCCCATCGACAAGAAATCTTTGAGTGCTCACAAAGGGGGTGGCCCTGCACAAGAAGCTTAGGGAAGATAATAAAGAGGGCTGTGGCTTTTAAGAACTTCATGGGAGAGACAAAAGGATAAGTATAAAgtcaataaaataagtaaatatacgTGTAATAACTTTAACGCCTTGAGGATGAGAATGAGTTGGGGCCAGTGCTGTTAATGAGAAGAACTGAAAAGATTAATGTTGCAAATTTTCTGGGAGCAAGTCAGTTTGGAATTCTGACTTAAAGAAATGTGACATGATAGGCAGAAGAATAAAGGTTATTCTAGACAGATGTGGAGACAGGAAGACCAGACGCAGATAGCCAGCTTGTCTGGAATGAAGGATAGAGACATGGATGCAGCTGAGGGCAGATGGATTGAGTCAGGCTGACTGGTAAACATCAAAAAGAGTGTTCCCAAGTTAGATCTGGAGGGTCATGGGAACCCACCAGAGGTCATGAGATGAACTCAATTAGAATATCAGGAATGGAAAACTAATTAAACCACCATATAGCAATTGAGAGAATAAAAGGATAAGGGGTTATAAGAACTCAAGTGCAGCCTTCCAAGGAGTAGATGGAGAGAAGCGTTAGGAGGATTGTTAATGTAGGGAGGGGTCTGTATTCCATTCCCTGCTCTGGACCCCCATGGCTCCCACAAGTTCACCCTCCCTGGTAGGAAATGTGGCTAGGATGCCCTTCTGCCCTTTCCCGATTCTGTCCCAGGCTCAGGCAAAGAACTCTTATTTCTGAAGTCAGAAATTATCAGTTACATTATCTTTCCTAAAGGTATCTTTATATAAACTAAGGcaaaatgaacattaaaaaatacGAACAGCTTAACAATAAACAAGTTTCCAAAACGTAGTATAGGTTTCTGCTCTTATAATTGCTAACTGATTTACCAGGTCCTGACTGGTTCCAAATTTTAGGGCCCATCTGTGGAAGTTCCCTTTAGAAACTGACACACAATAGATAGGCAGCTTGCccaaaggtcacacaggtaaTGAGTGGCCGATCAATGAGTCAGACCCAGGCTCCTGCTTCTGCACTCTTAGCAATGACTACCCTACACTGGATATTTGCCTCTTGAAGTTTATGATAGGAATGTCCTTCAAGATGTCATGTGGAACCTATTTATGCttgctttgggaaaatatctaatTAAGTTTTCTTATTTGATTTTCAGCTACTAGCAGGTTAGAAACAGGGTAGAATGCCAGAAGCAGGCCCATTAGCAGCCCCAAAAAAGTAACAACAGCCAGAGAAGAATACAGGCTATAACTCAAACAGCCTGCTTATCCAGAGCCATCTATTATTCATTCTACGATTATTTTTGAGCACCTATGTGCCAGGTACATTCTTAGTACTAAAGCTACAGCAGTGAATGAGACAAAGTCCATCCCCTCAGGGCATGCATTCTAAtaggaagacagataataaacaaatagacaCATATTATATGACAGATAGTGACTATGGCTCTCAAGAAAATAAAGCGAGGTGCTGGAGCAGGAAGTGTTGGGAGCTGCTCTTTATATAGGGTGTAAGAGACaatttctctgaggaggtgatgtttgaacCGAGACCCAAACAAAGTGAAAGGGCCAGCCACGTGACTATTTATAAAAGAGCGTTCAGAAGACAACAGCTTCAGACTTTGTTGGAAAAGATATATGGTTAGTTATATACGttaaacactaaaaataatagaaataccatgttTAACTTCCAACCCagcaaaggaaatagagaaaattcaacccaaatgaaagaaaaaaaatgcagtctttacaggaaaaacaaaatcatgtaGTTGGAATAATTCCAAATATATCAgaaatcacattaaatataaatggactaaacctGATTAATAAAGGCAAAGGTTATcagattttctttaagaaataaaacccaGCTACCCTCCTTAGCCACGTCGATCGACATCATAGCGATGGTATATCAAAGAGCAGAGCACTTCTGTACCAAGTGATCTACAcagttatgaaaaataaatgttgacgtttctaaaaatgtgatttttgatTGTCATTTTGCTTTGTTCTCTTACTTAGCCGTTATTGGACCTCCTGGAATGCAAGTAGAAGCACTTGCTAATTCTTTACATCTGCGTTTCTTAGCCCCCAAAATTGAGAATGAACCTGAAACATGGACCATGAAGAACATTTATAACTCATGGGCTTATAATGTGCAATATTGGAAAAACGGCTCTGATGAAAAGGTAAGCTCGGCAAATTGTATGCATTTGAGATGTAAGCTCCCTGTTCTTTGCTCAGTGTTGGTCTGAGTCCCTGGCAATGGAGAGAGGAGGCCAGGAGGTCATCCAGTCAGGGTCTTGCAAGGCGGCAGCACCTTTCCGTCCAGAGGGTCCAAGGCCTGGTCCTCTGAGCACCGGAAGTTCCCGATCTGAAGGATGACCAGTATCTCCGGCACGCACTTCCCAGACGCCAACAGAAATGTGTAGAGACTTCCAAGCTTGCTAGTGCAGTGACAGCAGGCTTTTTTCTCCATGAAGGGAAGTTCCAGGAGAAGGCAGAGCTGACTCAGCAGTTGGCTGGGGGAACTTGGAGTCTGCATAATCAGATGGTCAGCTGAATGACTACCGTTTCATGTCACGAACCCTTGCTCCCCACGTACACCACAGAATGGTCAAGTCCATGGTCAGGGCAGCCCCACCTATGGATGCTGGATGAACAGGATCACATTTTACTTTCTGACCCCACTTTTCCCCATTGCTCTCCTCCTCTTCGCAGGATAGTTCCCTTAAAAACATGGGCTGGGATTGGAAAGGCCTGGTTGGAATGTGGCCCTTGTCACTGACTCTGGTCATGCTCTTAACCTCAGCTTCCTTATGTCTGCAAAATGAGCAGAATAACTCACTTCATtaataaagtggagataataaccTGCTTCATAGGATTGCTGTGGAAtttaatgacatgaaaaaaataaatttgtcccATTGCCTGAACAACGTATATGGTCGATATGTGAGGTTCCCTTCCCCTTATGTAGACATCTTAAGGCCATTTTCATTCATCCTTGGTCAAGCTTTATTCTTATACTTAGTGCTTTTGAGCTGAATGCCATCTCTGGTCCTAAACTGACTTACATGTATGTTATGTAAATTAAGTTACATATATGTTATCTTTTCTACGTTAAATGTTGATTTTATCACCTAATTCTCAAGAGTTTGGGAGGAAAGGGTCCCCTATATGTATTGCCTTAGGAGTGATGTAATTAAATTTATATGTGCATACTGTGTAGCCCAAAAAATCTCAAGTTAATTTTTCCCACCCAAAAAATGCTCCATTAAAAATGATGAGGGCTATCTGCCTTCTTCACAGAATAGATTATTTTGCTTATAGTCAAGACCCCAGGAAATGTGCACCtagaaaacaatacagaaaaatgaGTTTCATTGTCACTTATCACATGCAGGTGTCTCTGCTAAGCTCTGGGATGCAAAGATAAGACAGGATTGGCCCTCTGAAGGACATAGCAGCGTGCTTGAAATAAGGATGGGATTCTGTAGTTACCATGCCTGAGTGCCTGTTGCACTGGGCATGAAGCATAAAACCCACTTTATATTTAGCTTCTTGTCTAGAATGCGCCCACAGCACAGATATGTGGTTACCCATTTGTTCACGCTGTTGTATGCAAGCCTTTGATGTGACATGCGGAGAGTGTTGGAAAGGCTGCCAGCGCCCCAGTTCCTCCCGCACTGGTGCCGACAGTGTCACCGTTTCCAGTTTCTGTGTGTTGTAAACTGAATGTGTATGTCTTCTCCGCAAATTCgtgtgttgaaacctaatccccagtgtgatggtattaggaggtggggcctttgggaggtcattaggTTGTCAAAGTGGGGCCCTCATAAATGGgttagtgcccttgtaaaagggaccccaaagagctctctcagcccctccaccatgtgaggacgcaAAAGACAGCAGCTCTGAACCAGGAAGCGGTCCTCACCAGGCTccaaatctgccagtgccttgaacttggacttctcagcctccaggactgtgaggcGTAaatgttgtttgtaagccactcagtctgtggtgttctgttacagcagcctggaGGAATAAGACGATAAGCTTCCCTTTGAGAATGCACATGTTTCTGAGAGGCGCCGTGTTAGGTCCCTAAATGAAGAGCATAGAAGACTTTTGgaaattctatttcttcctgatgggGGGAAGTGAGAAGATAAACCCAGAAGTTGCCCAGAAGTGAAAGGCTAGAAAAAGCAATCCAAGGGACGTAAGCAGGTCCCCTCACATCTGTGCCGCCTTCTTCCCTGCCTGCCACTTATGGGCCAGCCTCTGAGTTCAGTCTTTGAAAAAATAGCGTTGTAAGGTTTTCGAGGTATTGGATTTCTAAAAATGAAAGCCAGGactttttgtgtttatttctttctttcgaggaagattggccctgagctaacgtctgttgccaatcttcctctttttttttctccccaaagccccagtacatagttgtgtattctagttctaggtcattctagttcttctatgtgggatgccacctcagcatggcttgatgagtggtgtgtaggtctgtgcccaggatccgaaccagcaaaccctgggtcaccaaaggggagcatgcaaacttaaccattacaccaccaggtcagcccctgttattattgttaatcaTTAGAAGCTATACTGTACTTTTTATGTATTCAATTGGTATAATCCAATTCTTGCCCTCAATGAGCTTGGCTTCTCATTGAGACAAGATGTCAACAAACCCAACCACAAATGAAAAATAGCTAATTACTAAAGTAGAAAAGAGTCTGTGTCCACTTTATATTGAAGTTCCTATTCATGTAACAAATTTTACATAGGACCCTTCCATAAGGAAATTATAACCATGGTGGAAATACAGGTAATATATactcttttaatttcctttattttgcctGAAACTATTTTGGTTTCTCAAATTCAGGAATATGTCATCCATTATGATACGTTCGAATTAAACTAGGCTGAGTCAGAGCTGCCTGCACCAGAGACAGGCTGTAGCATGTGCCCTCGAGGTGAGGTGGGGCGTCTTGGGGAGCACAGCCCAGGTGCACCAGCAGAGAAGTGATTCCGAGGAGAACCCAGCAGCCAGAGTCAGAAACATGATTTGACTTAGAAAGAAAACCATCTTGAGTCTTCCTGgtgtattagtttgttagggctgccgtaacaaagcacCGCAAACTGGGcagctcaaacaacagaaatgtattatctcaaggttctggaggctggaagtctgagatcagggtgtcagcagggtgATTCCTTCTGAGGACTGTGAAGAAGGACCTGTTCCATGCCGCTCCCTGAGGTTCTGGTGGTTTCCTGGTAATCTTTGGTCCCTTAGGTAGTAGAAGCGTCACcccgatctctgccttcatcctcagatggcgttctccctgtgtgtgtcagtgtccagatttcctcttcttataaggacaccagtcatgttggattagggtctgccctaatgacctcattttaacttgattgtCTCTATAAAGACCCTATATCCAACTATGTCACTTTCTAAGGTACTaggagttaggacttcagcatatgaatttcgggcagacacagttcaacccatacaactggtttatcttttaaaaaagggAGGTGGGATGGTTTGCATGTCATTTAAACTAGAGAATTCAGGGTATGAGAGGGTTTATCAGGATCACGGTCAGTCCTTGCCCCATCCCTGAGAATGGTATCAGGGTCCCCCGAAATGAACTGGGAGGAGCACCTGCTTCCTTCATCTTCCTATTTTGAGCCTGAAGTAAATATTATAACTATTAAATTGGGGCGGGGGGAGATGgtgtcccttcactctgagccttgttcttatttttgtctttgttacTAGTATCCGATCACTTGTCAATATGACTTTGAAGTTCTCAGAAATCTTGAGCCGTGGACAACTTACTGTATTCAAGTTCGAGGGTTTCTTCCTGAGCGGAACAAAACCGGGGAATGGAGTGAGCCTGTCTGTGAGCAAACAACTATTGATGGTGAGTCTTGAGATGCACCCCCGGTGATTCTGCCCcctctgggctttttttttttttttttttaaagattttattatttcctttttctccccaacaccccccggtacatagttgtatattcttcgttgtggattcttctagttgtggtatgtgggacgctgcctcagcgtggtttgatgagcagtgccatgtccgcgcccaggattcgaaccaacgaaaccctgggccgcctgcagcggagcgcgcaaactcaaccactcggccacggggccagccccccccccgGGCTTTTTAAACAGCTGTATGGACTCCCAATGGGTGTTCGAGTTGGAAGCCTCCTTAGACATCGTATCCAGCTCAAACTCCAACCTGGTTCAGCCCTGGTTGAAGGACTTCATGCTGGGAAGGAGACCACCACCTTCTGAGCCAGTTTCTTCGCTCTTAATCCCAAGGGATTGATGGACACAGCTTCTGTCCACGGTGCTGAAGTCTCCCTCGGTGCGCCCACCTCCACTGCGCTCATTCTGTCCTCTCAGGCTCCCCAAAGCAAGTCTCGTCAGTCCTCCTAAGACCACCCAGCAAGGTCGAGCCCTGTCACACCCCTCAGAAGCCTTTCCTTCCCAGGCTGCACGCCTCCAATTCCTTCATACACATGATGGGGAGAGTTTGGAAACTCTATCACTATCCTCAGCAAGCACTGCTTGTCTCAGGGTCCCTCGTAAAATACGGTGCCAGGACCTGAACAGAGTCCCTCACATGTGACGTGGAGCTCAGTGTCTAGCAGAGTGCCTCCACACTTGgtgtttcttaaaaaaagacgaagtgaaagaaaaagagaaggaggaaaagagagagagggaagggtacCAGTTGCCCTAGACACTGAGATGATTTACATACAGACGCATTGCAGTTGCATACAAGGTGATAAAAACTTGTGGCCTAGATGTCTGCATGCAAATGACaggactttttattatttttattttttgtttaattttttttatttaatttttttgttgaggtaacatCGGTTTATATCACTATTTAcgtttcaggtgtatatcattatattccaacttctatatagactatatcatgttcactaccaaaagtctagttgccatctgtcaccatacacatgtgcccctttacccctgcccacttcccctctggtaaccaccaatctattctctgtgtctgtgtgttgcttgttgttgttgttcttatctTCTACATCTGAGTGAAATGATGTGGTACTtgcctttctccatctgactcaCTTTGCTTATCGtaaaaccctcaaggtccatccatgttatcacaaat is a window encoding:
- the IFNAR2 gene encoding interleukin-10 receptor subunit beta isoform X6, which gives rise to MARSLWSWLGGCLLVSALGMVPPPENVRMNSVNFRNILQWESPAFPKGDLTFTAQFQSYRKFEDICTSTTLMECDFSSISKYGYHTLRVRAEFEDERSDWVNITFCPVDDTVIGPPGMQVEALANSLHLRFLAPKIENEPETWTMKNIYNSWAYNVQYWKNGSDEKYPITCQYDFEVLRNLEPWTTYCIQVRGFLPERNKTGEWSEPVCEQTTIDGP
- the IFNAR2 gene encoding interleukin-10 receptor subunit beta isoform X5, with product MARSLWSWLGGCLLVSALGMVPPPENVRMNSVNFRNILQWESPAFPKGDLTFTAQFQSYRKFEDICTSTTLMECDFSSISKYGYHTLRVRAEFEDERSDWVNITFCPVDDTVIGPPGMQVEALANSLHLRFLAPKIENEPETWTMKNIYNSWAYNVQYWKNGSDEKYPITCQYDFEVLRNLEPWTTYCIQVRGFLPERNKTGEWSEPVCEQTTIDETPSSWIIAVILAASVCAAFLLLLGCIALVWCIYVKTKYAFSPGNVLPQHLKEFLGHPHHNKLLFFSFPLSDEDEVFDKLSIITQVSGNGKLNSGDGCSLGTRCEQGSFELVSGEETHSPGYSDPLFLTSASDDDQSNKQGPRPPGQTPTLELSDAATASEQAKS
- the IFNAR2 gene encoding interleukin-10 receptor subunit beta isoform X4, whose translation is MARSLWSWLGGCLLVSALGMVPPPENVRMNSVNFRNILQWESPAFPKGDLTFTAQFQSYRKFEDICTSTTLMECDFSSISKYGYHTLRVRAEFEDERSDWVNITFCPVDDTVIGPPGMQVEALANSLHLRFLAPKIENEPETWTMKNIYNSWAYNVQYWKNGSDEKYPITCQYDFEVLRNLEPWTTYCIQVRGFLPERNKTGEWSEPVCEQTTIDVFGPPTSQQASVLLFPAL